A single Danio aesculapii chromosome 19, fDanAes4.1, whole genome shotgun sequence DNA region contains:
- the snapin gene encoding SNARE-associated protein Snapin codes for MAALAVVETPSGKDALAEGLLDLLRPAVQQLDLHVHSVRESQVELREHIDNLASELCRINEHQKVALDLDPYVKKLLNARRRVVLVNNILQNAQERLRRLNHNVAKETARRKTMLEASGAFTPRSPSKP; via the exons ATGGCAGCGTTAGCAGTGGTTGAAACCCCATCAGGGAAAGATGCTCTCGCTGAGGGTTTGCTGGACCTCTTGAGACCCGCTGTACAGCAGCTTGACTTACACGTGCACTCAGTCAG agaaagcCAAGTGGAACTCAGGGAACACATTGATAATTTAGCATCTG AGTTGTGTAGGATCAATGAGCACCAGAAGGTGGCACTAGACTTAGACCCATATGTAAAAAAGCTTCTTAATGCCAGGAGAAGAGTGGTGCTTGTTAACAACATACTCCAAAATGCTCAG GAGCGTTTGCGAAGGTTGAATCATAATGTGGCTAAAGAGACGGCACGCAGGAAGACCATGCTTGAGGCATCTGGAGCATTTACCCCTCGCTCTCCCAGCAAACCATGA
- the chtopa gene encoding chromatin target of PRMT1a → MSAPSSQKVVLKSTTKVSLNERFTNMLKNKQPTVSSIRATMQQQHMASAHNRRLAQQMENRPSVQAALHHKQSLKQRLGKSNIQARLGRPIGSLMQVGGRGRGLRGRARGGTMRGALSFRGAGQMRGRGGPGRMGFRRGMRHRGGAPGRGALGGRGAARGMPGGRGRGGMRGRGGFAGRGRGRGRGRGAGRPIVTREQLDNQLDAYMSKTKGHLDAELDAYMAQADPESME, encoded by the exons ATGAGCGCCCCTTCTTCTCAAAAAGTCGTGCTGAAAAGCACCACCAAGGTGTCCCTGAATGAGCG CTTTACAAACATGCTGAAGAACAAGCAGCCGACAGTGAGTAGCATCCGGGCGACCATGCAGCAGCAGCACATGGCCAGTGCACACAACCGCCGCCTCGCTCAGCAGATGGAGAACAGACCCTCTGTGCAGGCTGCGCTTCATCACAAACAG AGCCTGAAGCAACGTCTTGGAAAGAGCAACATCCAGGCCAGACTGGGTCGACCCATCGGCTCCTTGATGCAGGTTGGTGGAAGAGGACGAGGACTGCGAGGAAGAGCTAGAGGTGGTACCATGAGAGGAGCGCTCTCTTTTAGAG GTGCAGGTCAGATGAGAGGTAGAGGTGGTCCTGGACGCATGGGTTTCCGCCGAGGGATGCGCCATCGAGGAGGAGCTCCAGGACGAGGAGCTCTAGGTGGGCGAGGCGCAGCACGTGGAATGCCTGGAGGAAGAG GTCGTGGAGGTATGAGAGGCCGTGGAGGGTTTGCTGGAAGGGGTCGTGGACGTGGCAGAGGCAGGGGAGCAGGTCGTCCCATTGTCACACGTGAGCAGTTGGACAACCAGCTTGATGCGTACATGTCTAAAACCAAGGGCCATCTGGATGCAGAGTTGGATGCGTATATGGCCCAAGCAGATCCTGAGAGCATGGAGTAA